In a single window of the Lepidochelys kempii isolate rLepKem1 chromosome 21, rLepKem1.hap2, whole genome shotgun sequence genome:
- the PFKFB2 gene encoding 6-phosphofructo-2-kinase/fructose-2,6-bisphosphatase 2 isoform X7, which yields MSGHRALVPEQNNSSSSQENKTSNMRVSEKKCSWASYMTNSPTLIVMIGLPARGKTYMSKKLTRYLNWIGVPTKVFNLGAYRREAVQSYKSYDFFRHDNKEAMKIRKQCALVALEDVKAYVTEECGQIAVFDATNTTRERRDLILNFAKENAYKVFFVESVCDDPEVIAANILEVKVSSPDYPERNRENVMDDFLKRIECYKVTYQPLDPDNYDKDLSFIKVINVGQRFLVNRVRDYIQSKIVYYLMNIHVQPRTIYLCRHGESEFNLVGKIGGDSGLSPHGKQFAQALKKFIAEQEIVDLKVWTSQLKRTIQTAESLGVPYEQWKILNEIDAGVCEEMTYEEIETQYPDEFVLRDQDKYLYRYPGGESYQDLVQRLEAVIMELERQGSVLVIAHQAVMRCLLAYFLDKSAGCKVETITLNVEAVNTHRDKPSGSTNSLPKSQTPVRMRRNSFTPLASPDTIKRTRNYSVGSRPLNPMGSLLFPEARDGADQQKLQVSLQVLQMGSACLEPANNITCESLVSVSATK from the exons ATGTCAGGACATAGAGCATTAGTTCCAGAGCagaacaacagcagcagcagccaggaaaaCAAAACTTCAAATATGCGAGTCTCAGAAAAAAAGTGCT CATGGGCTTCTTATATGACCAACTCCCCTACTTTGATTGTAATGATTGGCCTTCCTGCCCGGGGCAAGACTTATATGTCCAAGAAATTAACACGCTACCTCAACTGGATTGGCGTGCCTACGAAAG tGTTTAATCTAGGAGCGTATCGTCGTGAAGCAGTGCAGTCATACAAGTCCTATGATTTTTTCAGGCATGATAACAAAGAAGCCATGAAGATTCGGAA ACAGTGTGCCTTGGTGGCTCTGGAAGATGTGAAAGCTTATGTCACGGAGGAGTGCGGGCAGATAGCT gtGTTCGATGCGACCAACACGACTCGAGAGAGGAGGGACTTGATCTTAAATTTTGCTAAAGAGAATGCTTATAAG GTGTTTTTTGTGGAGTCCGTCTGTGATGATCCAGAAGTCATTGCTGCCAATATCCTG gaAGTGAAGGTCTCCAGCCCTGACTACCCAGAGAGAAATAGAGAGAATGTGATGGATGATTTCCTGAAGAGGATAGAGTGCTATAAAGTCACATATCAGCCCCTTGATCCAGATAATTATGACAA AGACCTTTCCTTCATTAAAGTGATCAATGTGGGACAGCGGTTCCTGGTAAACCGTGTCCGGGATTACATCCAGAGTAAAATCGTCTATTACCTAATGAACATTCACGTCCAGCCGCGCACCATCTACCTTTGCCGACATGGTGAGAGCGAATTTAACCTTGTTGGCAAGATCGGTGGGGATTCTGGCCTGTCACCACATGGGAAGCAG TTCGCTCAAGCCCTTAAAAAATTCATTGCTGAGCAGGAGATTGTGGATTTGAAGGTTTGGACGAGCCAGCTGAAGAGAACCATCCAGACAGCCGAGTCCTTGGGGGTCCCCTATGAGCAGTGGAAGATTCTGAATGAGATTGATGCT GGAGTGTGTGAAGAGATGACATATGAAGAAATTGAAACTCAGTACCCAGATGAGTTTGTGCTGAGGGATCAAGATAAATATCTTTATCGTTATCCTGGAGGAGAG TCTTACCAAGACTTGGTCCAGCGTTTGGAGGCTGTGATTATGGAGCTAGAGCGTCAGGGCAGTGTTCTGGTTATTGCCCACCAGGCTGTTATGCGGTGCCTATTGGCCTACTTCCTTGACAAGAGCGCAG GCTGTAAAGTGGAAACAATCACCTTGAATGTTGAAGCAGTGAATACCCATCGAGACAAGCCTTCTGGGAGTACT aacagccttccaaagagCCAAACCCCTGTAAGGATGAGAAGAAACAGCTTTACGCCTCTGGCCAGTCCGGACACAATAAAGCGCACACGAAATTACAGTGTTGGGAGCAGGCCTCTCAACCCAATGGGGTCTCTGCTATTCCCAGAGGCTCGAGATGGGGCTGATCAGCAGAAACTACAAGTCAGTCTTCAAGTG cTTCAAATGGGAAGTGCTTGCTT GGAGCCAGCAAACAACATCACCTGTGAGTCCTTGGTTTCTGTCTCAGCCACCAAGTGA
- the PFKFB2 gene encoding 6-phosphofructo-2-kinase/fructose-2,6-bisphosphatase 2 isoform X1: protein MSGHRALVPEQNNSSSSQENKTSNMRVSEKKCSWASYMTNSPTLIVMIGLPARGKTYMSKKLTRYLNWIGVPTKVFNLGAYRREAVQSYKSYDFFRHDNKEAMKIRKQCALVALEDVKAYVTEECGQIAVFDATNTTRERRDLILNFAKENAYKVFFVESVCDDPEVIAANILEVKVSSPDYPERNRENVMDDFLKRIECYKVTYQPLDPDNYDKDLSFIKVINVGQRFLVNRVRDYIQSKIVYYLMNIHVQPRTIYLCRHGESEFNLVGKIGGDSGLSPHGKQFAQALKKFIAEQEIVDLKVWTSQLKRTIQTAESLGVPYEQWKILNEIDAGVCEEMTYEEIETQYPDEFVLRDQDKYLYRYPGGESYQDLVQRLEAVIMELERQGSVLVIAHQAVMRCLLAYFLDKSADELPYLKCPLHTIFKLTPVAYGCKVETITLNVEAVNTHRDKPSGSTNSLPKSQTPVRMRRNSFTPLASPDTIKRTRNYSVGSRPLNPMGSLLFPEARDGADQQKLQVSLQVLQMGSACLEPANNITCESLVSVSATK from the exons ATGTCAGGACATAGAGCATTAGTTCCAGAGCagaacaacagcagcagcagccaggaaaaCAAAACTTCAAATATGCGAGTCTCAGAAAAAAAGTGCT CATGGGCTTCTTATATGACCAACTCCCCTACTTTGATTGTAATGATTGGCCTTCCTGCCCGGGGCAAGACTTATATGTCCAAGAAATTAACACGCTACCTCAACTGGATTGGCGTGCCTACGAAAG tGTTTAATCTAGGAGCGTATCGTCGTGAAGCAGTGCAGTCATACAAGTCCTATGATTTTTTCAGGCATGATAACAAAGAAGCCATGAAGATTCGGAA ACAGTGTGCCTTGGTGGCTCTGGAAGATGTGAAAGCTTATGTCACGGAGGAGTGCGGGCAGATAGCT gtGTTCGATGCGACCAACACGACTCGAGAGAGGAGGGACTTGATCTTAAATTTTGCTAAAGAGAATGCTTATAAG GTGTTTTTTGTGGAGTCCGTCTGTGATGATCCAGAAGTCATTGCTGCCAATATCCTG gaAGTGAAGGTCTCCAGCCCTGACTACCCAGAGAGAAATAGAGAGAATGTGATGGATGATTTCCTGAAGAGGATAGAGTGCTATAAAGTCACATATCAGCCCCTTGATCCAGATAATTATGACAA AGACCTTTCCTTCATTAAAGTGATCAATGTGGGACAGCGGTTCCTGGTAAACCGTGTCCGGGATTACATCCAGAGTAAAATCGTCTATTACCTAATGAACATTCACGTCCAGCCGCGCACCATCTACCTTTGCCGACATGGTGAGAGCGAATTTAACCTTGTTGGCAAGATCGGTGGGGATTCTGGCCTGTCACCACATGGGAAGCAG TTCGCTCAAGCCCTTAAAAAATTCATTGCTGAGCAGGAGATTGTGGATTTGAAGGTTTGGACGAGCCAGCTGAAGAGAACCATCCAGACAGCCGAGTCCTTGGGGGTCCCCTATGAGCAGTGGAAGATTCTGAATGAGATTGATGCT GGAGTGTGTGAAGAGATGACATATGAAGAAATTGAAACTCAGTACCCAGATGAGTTTGTGCTGAGGGATCAAGATAAATATCTTTATCGTTATCCTGGAGGAGAG TCTTACCAAGACTTGGTCCAGCGTTTGGAGGCTGTGATTATGGAGCTAGAGCGTCAGGGCAGTGTTCTGGTTATTGCCCACCAGGCTGTTATGCGGTGCCTATTGGCCTACTTCCTTGACAAGAGCGCAG ATGAGTTGCCATATCTGAAGTGCCCCCTTCACACCATATTCAAGCTCACACCAGTTGCTTACG GCTGTAAAGTGGAAACAATCACCTTGAATGTTGAAGCAGTGAATACCCATCGAGACAAGCCTTCTGGGAGTACT aacagccttccaaagagCCAAACCCCTGTAAGGATGAGAAGAAACAGCTTTACGCCTCTGGCCAGTCCGGACACAATAAAGCGCACACGAAATTACAGTGTTGGGAGCAGGCCTCTCAACCCAATGGGGTCTCTGCTATTCCCAGAGGCTCGAGATGGGGCTGATCAGCAGAAACTACAAGTCAGTCTTCAAGTG cTTCAAATGGGAAGTGCTTGCTT GGAGCCAGCAAACAACATCACCTGTGAGTCCTTGGTTTCTGTCTCAGCCACCAAGTGA
- the PFKFB2 gene encoding 6-phosphofructo-2-kinase/fructose-2,6-bisphosphatase 2 isoform X8 encodes MSGHRALVPEQNNSSSSQENKTSNMRVSEKKCSWASYMTNSPTLIVMIGLPARGKTYMSKKLTRYLNWIGVPTKVFNLGAYRREAVQSYKSYDFFRHDNKEAMKIRKQCALVALEDVKAYVTEECGQIAVFDATNTTRERRDLILNFAKENAYKVFFVESVCDDPEVIAANILEVKVSSPDYPERNRENVMDDFLKRIECYKVTYQPLDPDNYDKDLSFIKVINVGQRFLVNRVRDYIQSKIVYYLMNIHVQPRTIYLCRHGESEFNLVGKIGGDSGLSPHGKQFAQALKKFIAEQEIVDLKVWTSQLKRTIQTAESLGVPYEQWKILNEIDAGVCEEMTYEEIETQYPDEFVLRDQDKYLYRYPGGESYQDLVQRLEAVIMELERQGSVLVIAHQAVMRCLLAYFLDKSADELPYLKCPLHTIFKLTPVAYGCKVETITLNVEAVNTHRDKPSGSTNSLPKSQTPVRMRRNSFTPLASPDTIKRTRNYSVGSRPLNPMGSLLFPEARDGADQQKLQLQMGSACL; translated from the exons ATGTCAGGACATAGAGCATTAGTTCCAGAGCagaacaacagcagcagcagccaggaaaaCAAAACTTCAAATATGCGAGTCTCAGAAAAAAAGTGCT CATGGGCTTCTTATATGACCAACTCCCCTACTTTGATTGTAATGATTGGCCTTCCTGCCCGGGGCAAGACTTATATGTCCAAGAAATTAACACGCTACCTCAACTGGATTGGCGTGCCTACGAAAG tGTTTAATCTAGGAGCGTATCGTCGTGAAGCAGTGCAGTCATACAAGTCCTATGATTTTTTCAGGCATGATAACAAAGAAGCCATGAAGATTCGGAA ACAGTGTGCCTTGGTGGCTCTGGAAGATGTGAAAGCTTATGTCACGGAGGAGTGCGGGCAGATAGCT gtGTTCGATGCGACCAACACGACTCGAGAGAGGAGGGACTTGATCTTAAATTTTGCTAAAGAGAATGCTTATAAG GTGTTTTTTGTGGAGTCCGTCTGTGATGATCCAGAAGTCATTGCTGCCAATATCCTG gaAGTGAAGGTCTCCAGCCCTGACTACCCAGAGAGAAATAGAGAGAATGTGATGGATGATTTCCTGAAGAGGATAGAGTGCTATAAAGTCACATATCAGCCCCTTGATCCAGATAATTATGACAA AGACCTTTCCTTCATTAAAGTGATCAATGTGGGACAGCGGTTCCTGGTAAACCGTGTCCGGGATTACATCCAGAGTAAAATCGTCTATTACCTAATGAACATTCACGTCCAGCCGCGCACCATCTACCTTTGCCGACATGGTGAGAGCGAATTTAACCTTGTTGGCAAGATCGGTGGGGATTCTGGCCTGTCACCACATGGGAAGCAG TTCGCTCAAGCCCTTAAAAAATTCATTGCTGAGCAGGAGATTGTGGATTTGAAGGTTTGGACGAGCCAGCTGAAGAGAACCATCCAGACAGCCGAGTCCTTGGGGGTCCCCTATGAGCAGTGGAAGATTCTGAATGAGATTGATGCT GGAGTGTGTGAAGAGATGACATATGAAGAAATTGAAACTCAGTACCCAGATGAGTTTGTGCTGAGGGATCAAGATAAATATCTTTATCGTTATCCTGGAGGAGAG TCTTACCAAGACTTGGTCCAGCGTTTGGAGGCTGTGATTATGGAGCTAGAGCGTCAGGGCAGTGTTCTGGTTATTGCCCACCAGGCTGTTATGCGGTGCCTATTGGCCTACTTCCTTGACAAGAGCGCAG ATGAGTTGCCATATCTGAAGTGCCCCCTTCACACCATATTCAAGCTCACACCAGTTGCTTACG GCTGTAAAGTGGAAACAATCACCTTGAATGTTGAAGCAGTGAATACCCATCGAGACAAGCCTTCTGGGAGTACT aacagccttccaaagagCCAAACCCCTGTAAGGATGAGAAGAAACAGCTTTACGCCTCTGGCCAGTCCGGACACAATAAAGCGCACACGAAATTACAGTGTTGGGAGCAGGCCTCTCAACCCAATGGGGTCTCTGCTATTCCCAGAGGCTCGAGATGGGGCTGATCAGCAGAAACTACAA cTTCAAATGGGAAGTGCTTGCTTGTGA
- the PFKFB2 gene encoding 6-phosphofructo-2-kinase/fructose-2,6-bisphosphatase 2 isoform X4, whose protein sequence is MSGHRALVPEQNNSSSSQENKTSNMRVSEKKCSWASYMTNSPTLIVMIGLPARGKTYMSKKLTRYLNWIGVPTKVFNLGAYRREAVQSYKSYDFFRHDNKEAMKIRKQCALVALEDVKAYVTEECGQIAVFDATNTTRERRDLILNFAKENAYKVFFVESVCDDPEVIAANILEVKVSSPDYPERNRENVMDDFLKRIECYKVTYQPLDPDNYDKDLSFIKVINVGQRFLVNRVRDYIQSKIVYYLMNIHVQPRTIYLCRHGESEFNLVGKIGGDSGLSPHGKQFAQALKKFIAEQEIVDLKVWTSQLKRTIQTAESLGVPYEQWKILNEIDAGVCEEMTYEEIETQYPDEFVLRDQDKYLYRYPGGESYQDLVQRLEAVIMELERQGSVLVIAHQAVMRCLLAYFLDKSADELPYLKCPLHTIFKLTPVAYGCKVETITLNVEAVNTHRDKPSGSTNSLPKSQTPVRMRRNSFTPLASPDTIKRTRNYSVGSRPLNPMGSLLFPEARDGADQQKLQVSLQVLQMGSACL, encoded by the exons ATGTCAGGACATAGAGCATTAGTTCCAGAGCagaacaacagcagcagcagccaggaaaaCAAAACTTCAAATATGCGAGTCTCAGAAAAAAAGTGCT CATGGGCTTCTTATATGACCAACTCCCCTACTTTGATTGTAATGATTGGCCTTCCTGCCCGGGGCAAGACTTATATGTCCAAGAAATTAACACGCTACCTCAACTGGATTGGCGTGCCTACGAAAG tGTTTAATCTAGGAGCGTATCGTCGTGAAGCAGTGCAGTCATACAAGTCCTATGATTTTTTCAGGCATGATAACAAAGAAGCCATGAAGATTCGGAA ACAGTGTGCCTTGGTGGCTCTGGAAGATGTGAAAGCTTATGTCACGGAGGAGTGCGGGCAGATAGCT gtGTTCGATGCGACCAACACGACTCGAGAGAGGAGGGACTTGATCTTAAATTTTGCTAAAGAGAATGCTTATAAG GTGTTTTTTGTGGAGTCCGTCTGTGATGATCCAGAAGTCATTGCTGCCAATATCCTG gaAGTGAAGGTCTCCAGCCCTGACTACCCAGAGAGAAATAGAGAGAATGTGATGGATGATTTCCTGAAGAGGATAGAGTGCTATAAAGTCACATATCAGCCCCTTGATCCAGATAATTATGACAA AGACCTTTCCTTCATTAAAGTGATCAATGTGGGACAGCGGTTCCTGGTAAACCGTGTCCGGGATTACATCCAGAGTAAAATCGTCTATTACCTAATGAACATTCACGTCCAGCCGCGCACCATCTACCTTTGCCGACATGGTGAGAGCGAATTTAACCTTGTTGGCAAGATCGGTGGGGATTCTGGCCTGTCACCACATGGGAAGCAG TTCGCTCAAGCCCTTAAAAAATTCATTGCTGAGCAGGAGATTGTGGATTTGAAGGTTTGGACGAGCCAGCTGAAGAGAACCATCCAGACAGCCGAGTCCTTGGGGGTCCCCTATGAGCAGTGGAAGATTCTGAATGAGATTGATGCT GGAGTGTGTGAAGAGATGACATATGAAGAAATTGAAACTCAGTACCCAGATGAGTTTGTGCTGAGGGATCAAGATAAATATCTTTATCGTTATCCTGGAGGAGAG TCTTACCAAGACTTGGTCCAGCGTTTGGAGGCTGTGATTATGGAGCTAGAGCGTCAGGGCAGTGTTCTGGTTATTGCCCACCAGGCTGTTATGCGGTGCCTATTGGCCTACTTCCTTGACAAGAGCGCAG ATGAGTTGCCATATCTGAAGTGCCCCCTTCACACCATATTCAAGCTCACACCAGTTGCTTACG GCTGTAAAGTGGAAACAATCACCTTGAATGTTGAAGCAGTGAATACCCATCGAGACAAGCCTTCTGGGAGTACT aacagccttccaaagagCCAAACCCCTGTAAGGATGAGAAGAAACAGCTTTACGCCTCTGGCCAGTCCGGACACAATAAAGCGCACACGAAATTACAGTGTTGGGAGCAGGCCTCTCAACCCAATGGGGTCTCTGCTATTCCCAGAGGCTCGAGATGGGGCTGATCAGCAGAAACTACAAGTCAGTCTTCAAGTG cTTCAAATGGGAAGTGCTTGCTTGTGA
- the PFKFB2 gene encoding 6-phosphofructo-2-kinase/fructose-2,6-bisphosphatase 2 isoform X10: protein MSGHRALVPEQNNSSSSQENKTSNMRVSEKKCSWASYMTNSPTLIVMIGLPARGKTYMSKKLTRYLNWIGVPTKVFNLGAYRREAVQSYKSYDFFRHDNKEAMKIRKQCALVALEDVKAYVTEECGQIAVFDATNTTRERRDLILNFAKENAYKVFFVESVCDDPEVIAANILEVKVSSPDYPERNRENVMDDFLKRIECYKVTYQPLDPDNYDKDLSFIKVINVGQRFLVNRVRDYIQSKIVYYLMNIHVQPRTIYLCRHGESEFNLVGKIGGDSGLSPHGKQFAQALKKFIAEQEIVDLKVWTSQLKRTIQTAESLGVPYEQWKILNEIDAGVCEEMTYEEIETQYPDEFVLRDQDKYLYRYPGGESYQDLVQRLEAVIMELERQGSVLVIAHQAVMRCLLAYFLDKSADELPYLKCPLHTIFKLTPVAYGCKVETITLNVEAVNTHRDKPSGSTTFLSTAGNGPP from the exons ATGTCAGGACATAGAGCATTAGTTCCAGAGCagaacaacagcagcagcagccaggaaaaCAAAACTTCAAATATGCGAGTCTCAGAAAAAAAGTGCT CATGGGCTTCTTATATGACCAACTCCCCTACTTTGATTGTAATGATTGGCCTTCCTGCCCGGGGCAAGACTTATATGTCCAAGAAATTAACACGCTACCTCAACTGGATTGGCGTGCCTACGAAAG tGTTTAATCTAGGAGCGTATCGTCGTGAAGCAGTGCAGTCATACAAGTCCTATGATTTTTTCAGGCATGATAACAAAGAAGCCATGAAGATTCGGAA ACAGTGTGCCTTGGTGGCTCTGGAAGATGTGAAAGCTTATGTCACGGAGGAGTGCGGGCAGATAGCT gtGTTCGATGCGACCAACACGACTCGAGAGAGGAGGGACTTGATCTTAAATTTTGCTAAAGAGAATGCTTATAAG GTGTTTTTTGTGGAGTCCGTCTGTGATGATCCAGAAGTCATTGCTGCCAATATCCTG gaAGTGAAGGTCTCCAGCCCTGACTACCCAGAGAGAAATAGAGAGAATGTGATGGATGATTTCCTGAAGAGGATAGAGTGCTATAAAGTCACATATCAGCCCCTTGATCCAGATAATTATGACAA AGACCTTTCCTTCATTAAAGTGATCAATGTGGGACAGCGGTTCCTGGTAAACCGTGTCCGGGATTACATCCAGAGTAAAATCGTCTATTACCTAATGAACATTCACGTCCAGCCGCGCACCATCTACCTTTGCCGACATGGTGAGAGCGAATTTAACCTTGTTGGCAAGATCGGTGGGGATTCTGGCCTGTCACCACATGGGAAGCAG TTCGCTCAAGCCCTTAAAAAATTCATTGCTGAGCAGGAGATTGTGGATTTGAAGGTTTGGACGAGCCAGCTGAAGAGAACCATCCAGACAGCCGAGTCCTTGGGGGTCCCCTATGAGCAGTGGAAGATTCTGAATGAGATTGATGCT GGAGTGTGTGAAGAGATGACATATGAAGAAATTGAAACTCAGTACCCAGATGAGTTTGTGCTGAGGGATCAAGATAAATATCTTTATCGTTATCCTGGAGGAGAG TCTTACCAAGACTTGGTCCAGCGTTTGGAGGCTGTGATTATGGAGCTAGAGCGTCAGGGCAGTGTTCTGGTTATTGCCCACCAGGCTGTTATGCGGTGCCTATTGGCCTACTTCCTTGACAAGAGCGCAG ATGAGTTGCCATATCTGAAGTGCCCCCTTCACACCATATTCAAGCTCACACCAGTTGCTTACG GCTGTAAAGTGGAAACAATCACCTTGAATGTTGAAGCAGTGAATACCCATCGAGACAAGCCTTCTGGGAGTACT acgttcttgtcaaccgctggaaatggcccaccttga